Proteins encoded in a region of the Capricornis sumatraensis isolate serow.1 chromosome 12, serow.2, whole genome shotgun sequence genome:
- the SLAIN1 gene encoding SLAIN motif-containing protein 1 isoform X4, translated as MGYKLQDLTDVQIMARLQEENKLRRSMPNLARMPSTTTVSSNGSSPVTVRNSQSFDSSLHGAANGLSRIQSCIPSPGQLQHRMHSVGHFPVSVRQPLKATAYVSPTVQGSSNAPLSNSLQLYSNTGIPAPTKAAASGIVGRSALPRPSLAINGSNLPRSKIAQPVRSFLQPPKPLSSLSTLRDGNWRDGCY; from the exons ATGGGATACAAGTTACAGGACCTCACAGATGTTCAGATCATGGCTCGTCTGCAAGAAGAAA ACAAGCTCCGAAGAAGTATGCCTAACCTAGCTCGGATGCCAAGTACAACCACTGTTAGTAGCAATGGGAGTTCTCCAGTCACCGTGCGGAATAGTCAGAGTTTTGACTCAAGCTTGCATGGAGCTGCAAATGGACTTTCAAGAATACAGTCTTGTA TTCCGTCCCCAGGGCAGCTCCAGCACAGGATGCACAGCGTGGGGCATTTCCCGGTGTCAGTGCGGCAGCCTCTTAAAGCCACGGCCTACGTGAGCCCAACCGTCCAGGGCAGCAGTAACGCGCCCTTATCCAACAGCTTACAGTTATACTCCAACACTGGGATCCCCGCCCCCACCAAAGCTGCAGCTTCTGGCATCGTGGGCCGCAGTGCACTTCCAAGACCTTCACTGGCAATAAATGGGAGTAACCTGCCTCGAAGCAAAATTGCACAGCCTGTCAGAAG TTTCCTTCAGCCTCCAAAGCCTCTGTCTTCACTCAGCACGCTGAGGGATGGAAACTGGAGAGACGGTTGCTACTGA